AGCTGGCGGATTCGAAAACCGCCGTCGCCGCCCGCACGGAGATTCTCCGCGCGTTTTCATCCTGCGCCGATTCCCAGCGTTCCTGGCTGCTGCTCGAAGATTATTTCGAGAAGCTGTGTCTGGCCCGCAAAGATTTCGGCGGCGAAGATTGGTGGCCGCGCTTGCTCCAGGCGCAAGGCCAGGCCCGGCTCGAAGCCCTGGCGCTGCTGTTCCTTCGCTCCAACCGCCCCTTGCCCACCGAGCTGGCGCCGCACGCGAATTACGAGCGGCTCGCTGAAATGGAACAGGCCGAGCAGGAACAACAATTCTCCCGGTTTCTGGACGACTGGCTGCTCCCGCCGGCTCCGATGCACCTGGATTCTCCCCGCGCCGCCCTTCGCGTCGTGTGCGAAGTCCAACCGCTGGACGACCAGCCCACACTGCATAATTTGAAAGTTCAGTTCGCGGTCTCCCGGCCGAAAAGCGGCGAAAAACTCCGCACGGTCAGCGAGGTCATCGAACTGGCCACACGGTCCGGCCACGGACAGGAGCTCTTTCCGCCCGCCGATTGCAGCTTCATTCTCTGGCTGAAAGAACTGTACGGCGAGAAGAAGCTCGACAAAGAATGGCTCGCGTTGAATGGCATGGAATTGCTCCAATGGCTGGCGCGCTGGGGCCAGACCTCGCGCCTGTTCCTCCCTGATCACAAGCTGCTGGGCTTTCACGGACAGTTGGCGGAGTTGAGCCCGCAGCTTGAAACCGAGGGCGCGGAACTGTTCTTCAGTCATCGCCTGACTCTGCCCGAATCCGAACCTCGGCCCTTGAATGGCGCGCACTTCTTTGCCGGCCATCCGACGCTGGTCCTGGTGAATCAGACTTTTTATCTCGTGCGTAATCCGAGTCCGCCGAATCTTTTCGCGTCCTGGATCAGCGCGCCTCGATTGCCAGTTCGAAAGTTGAGCCATCGGCTCTTGACCCATCTGCGAAAGAGCGGCACGCAGAAGGATCTCTCCTGGCAAACGCTCTGCGTGGCTCATCGCGCTGTGCCGCAGTTCCTTTTCGAGCTCACCGAAGACACCGTTCGCTTGAGGCTGCTCGCCCAAAGCGAACTCGACCAAAGCGCCTGGCAATGGAGCGGCCACGAATGGCAAGTCACTCAGGCTGCGAAAAAGCAGAAGGACAAACCGCAGATTCTCGACGACCCGCGACTGGAACCCGCCGTGCATTGGCTTCGGCGGCTGGACTGGTTCACGCCGGAACCCGGCCTTTGGGTCGGTGACGCCAACGAGCAGTTTTTGAATTCCCTGGCCGCAGCGTGGCCGGACCGGCCCGCGCAGGCCGAGTGTCTGGGAAACCCCGCTTTTCAGCGCCTGTTCTTATCGCCGCGCCGGCTTCGCCCCAAACTCGTCGTTCAGGGCAGCGGCATTGACTGGTTCTCGGTGTCGGCGGCGTGGGAAGCGGAAGGATTGAAGTTGAGTTCAGCCGATTTGCAGCGTCTGGCCAGCGCGACAGGGCGCTTCGTCAAACTCCCGGACAGCGGCTGGCTGGAACTGGATTCCGCAGCCGTCCGGGCGGCTCACGAGGCCGTTGCAGATCTGGGACTGGACGGTCTGAGTCCATTGGCGCAACGGGTGGATCTGGCTCATGCCGCCCAAATGGATGAAGCGACGCTGGGCCGATTCGACGATTCATCCTCCAGCCGAACGCTTCGCGAGCGGCTCACCGAGTTCACGGGCGTGCCTGCCGTGCCGATCCCCGCCTCGGTTCAAGCGGAACTGCGCCCTTACCAGAAAGACGGCGTCAATTTTCTGTGCCACCTCACGCGCCTGAAACTCGGAGGCATTCTGGCGGACGACATGGGATTGGGCAAAACGCTGCAAACCCTCGTCTGGCTGGCCTGGCAGCAAGAGCAGAATCCCAAAAAACGCAAGCCGGCTCTGGTGATTTGTCCGGCTTCGGTCCTCCACAACTGGCGCCGGGAGGCGAACCGTTTTGCGCCGCACTTGAAAGTGTTGGTCCTGGAAAGCGGCGCCGCGCGGCACAATCTCCGCAAACAAATCCCGCAGCACGATTTGATCGTCACCAACTATGCCCTGCTCCGGCGCGATCTGGCCGCGCTCCAGAAATTCGAGTTCCGCGGGATCATCCTGGATGAAGCTCAGTACATCAAGAATCCGGCCGCGCAAGTCACGCAGTGCGTCAAACAGCTCAAGGCCGATCATCGATTGGCGCTCACCGGCACGCCGCTGGAGAACCGGCTTCTGGATTTGTGGAGCATCGTGGATTTCGTGCAGCCGGGGTACCTGGGCATCCAATCGGACTTCCACGAAACCTACGAGCCCAAAGGGGAAGACGTCGCCTGGGGGCACCAGATTGCGCGCCGCCGGCTCGCCGCGAAGATCCGGCCGTTGATGCTGCGCCGGCTCAAGCGGCAGGTCGCGCAGGATTTGCCCGACCGGATCGAACAACGGCGCGATTGCGAACTCACGGACGAGCAGCGCAAGCTTTACCTGGCTGAATTGCGCCGGAGCCGCGAACAAGTGCAACAGGCGCTCATCGAGAAGGGGCTTGCGAAAAGCAAAATCCACGTTCTGGCCGCACTC
This genomic stretch from Verrucomicrobiota bacterium harbors:
- a CDS encoding DEAD/DEAH box helicase; translation: MAKPQRNNGQHASSATTKYDAHHQVLDRTYGALADLRRELADSKTAVAARTEILRAFSSCADSQRSWLLLEDYFEKLCLARKDFGGEDWWPRLLQAQGQARLEALALLFLRSNRPLPTELAPHANYERLAEMEQAEQEQQFSRFLDDWLLPPAPMHLDSPRAALRVVCEVQPLDDQPTLHNLKVQFAVSRPKSGEKLRTVSEVIELATRSGHGQELFPPADCSFILWLKELYGEKKLDKEWLALNGMELLQWLARWGQTSRLFLPDHKLLGFHGQLAELSPQLETEGAELFFSHRLTLPESEPRPLNGAHFFAGHPTLVLVNQTFYLVRNPSPPNLFASWISAPRLPVRKLSHRLLTHLRKSGTQKDLSWQTLCVAHRAVPQFLFELTEDTVRLRLLAQSELDQSAWQWSGHEWQVTQAAKKQKDKPQILDDPRLEPAVHWLRRLDWFTPEPGLWVGDANEQFLNSLAAAWPDRPAQAECLGNPAFQRLFLSPRRLRPKLVVQGSGIDWFSVSAAWEAEGLKLSSADLQRLASATGRFVKLPDSGWLELDSAAVRAAHEAVADLGLDGLSPLAQRVDLAHAAQMDEATLGRFDDSSSSRTLRERLTEFTGVPAVPIPASVQAELRPYQKDGVNFLCHLTRLKLGGILADDMGLGKTLQTLVWLAWQQEQNPKKRKPALVICPASVLHNWRREANRFAPHLKVLVLESGAARHNLRKQIPQHDLIVTNYALLRRDLAALQKFEFRGIILDEAQYIKNPAAQVTQCVKQLKADHRLALTGTPLENRLLDLWSIVDFVQPGYLGIQSDFHETYEPKGEDVAWGHQIARRRLAAKIRPLMLRRLKRQVAQDLPDRIEQRRDCELTDEQRKLYLAELRRSREQVQQALIEKGLAKSKIHVLAALTRLRQICCHPQLVGNDSASGKTETLFELLEPLMDEGQKVLVFSQFVQMLKLLEEECRRRQFPTYILTGETKNRQDVVQAFQDDPKASLFLLSLRAAGTGLNLTTASYVVLYDPWWNPAVEAQAIDRSHRIGQTRTVNAYRLIAPGTVEEKIWELQQRKAQTISDVLGEEGFARSLTKSDLEYLFAED